One genomic segment of Esox lucius isolate fEsoLuc1 chromosome 15, fEsoLuc1.pri, whole genome shotgun sequence includes these proteins:
- the hectd1 gene encoding E3 ubiquitin-protein ligase HECTD1 isoform X3, whose amino-acid sequence MADVDPDTLLEWLQMGQGDERDMQLIALEQLCMLLLMSDNVDRCFETCPPRTFLPALCKIFLDESAPDNVLEVTARAITYYLDVSAECTRRIVGVDGAIKALCNRLVVVELNNRTSRDLAEQCVKVLELICTRESGAVFEAGGLNCVLSFIRDSGHLVHKDTLHSAMAVVSRLCSKMEPQDSSLETCVESLSSLLKHEDHQVSDGALRCFASLADRFTRRGVDPAPLAKHGLTEELLSRMAAAGGTVSGPSSTCKPGRASTGAQPTAADSKLSNQVSTIVSLLSTLCRGSPLVTHDLLRSALPDSMESALQGDERCVLDTMRLVDLLLVLLFEGRKALPKSTAGSTGRIPGLRRLDSSGERSHRQLIDCIRSKDTDALIDAIDTGAFEVNFMDDVGQTLLNWASAFGTQEMVEFLCERGADVNRGQRSSSLHYAACFGRPQVAKTLLRHGANPDLRDEDGKTPLDKARERGHSEVVAILQSPGDWMCPVNKGEDKKKKDANKEEEEGSEPRGDPEMAPIYLKRLLPVFAQTFQRTMLPSIRKASLALIRKMIHYSSEILLKEVCDSDAGHNLPTVLVEITATVLDQEDDDDGHLLALQIIRDLVDKGGDVFLDQLARLGVINKVSTLAGPTSDDENEEESKPEKEDEPQEDAKEVQQGKPYHWRDWSIIRGRDCLYIWSDAAALELSNGSNGWFRFILDGKLATMYSSGSPEGGSDSSESRSEFLEKLQRARSQVKHVTASQPILSSLGPTKLTVGNWSLTCLKEGEIAIHNSDGQQATILKEDLPGFVFESNRGTKHSFTAETSLGSEFVTGWTGKRGRKLKSKLEKTKQKVKTMARDLYDDHFKAVESMPRGVVVTLRNIATQLESAWELHTNRQCIEGENTWRDLMKTALENLIVVLKDENTISPYEMCSSGLVQALFTVLNNSVELDMKHDCKPLMERINVFKTAFSENEDDESRPAVALIRKLLAVLESIERLPLHLYDTPGSTYNLQILTRRLRFRLERAPGETALIDRTGRMLKMEPLATVESLEQYLLKMVAKQWYDFDRSSFIFVRKLREGQTFTFRHQHDFDENGIVYWIGTNAKTAYEWVNPAAYGLVVVTSSEGRNLPYGRLEDILSRDSSALNCHTNDDKNAWFAIDLGLWVIPSAYTLRHARGYGRSALRNWVFQVSKDGQNWMSLYTHVDDCSLNEPGSTATWPLDPSREEKQGWRHIRIKQMGKNASGQTHYLSLSGLEIYGTVSGVCEDQLGKAVKEAEANLRRQRRLFRTQVMKYIVPGARVVRGIDWKWRDQDGSPAGEGTVTGEAHNGTAQSWSSLVKNNCPDKGGSSSAAGAGSSSRKGSSSSVCSVASSSDISLSSTKLERRAECLLEQGVLLGVSGGAPGAEGQDPVVVLSSAEAGSASSTSTLTADEGGERKAGAERQAAADAAAISMGLVSVSSPDVSSVSESSGKEAASQRPLCSVASARLSVSSLLAAGAPMSSSASVPNLSSREASLMESFVRRAPNMSRTNATNNMNLSRSSSDNNTNTLGRNVMSTATSPLMGAQSFPNLTTTGTTSTVTMSTSIVTSSNNVATATTGLSVGQLLSNTLTTSLTSTSSESDTGQEAEFSLYDFLDSCRANTLLAELDDEEDLPEPDDDDDENEDDNQEDQEYEEVLVRSRVNLGFHIHFNREEEEYETKGGRRRTWDDDFVLKRQFSALVPAFDPRPGRTNVQQTTDLEIPPPGTPRSEVQEEVERAPSPHLALILKVAGLGTTREVELPLSNYKGTIFYYVQKLLQLSCNGSIKSDKLRRIWEPTYTIMYREMKDSDKEKDNGKMGCWSVEHVGQYLGTDELPKNHLITYMQKNADSSFLRHWKLTGTNKSIRKNRNCSQLIAAYKDFCEHGCRSGGLSPGSLGAMQTCDILSMAREQAQAKAGSSQSACGVEDVLQLLRILFIIGGDPHAQARTFQEDADDLQFNASPEEFTSKKVTTKILQQIEEPLALASGALPDWCEQLTSKCPFLIPFETRQLYFTCTAFGASRAIVWLQNRREATMERSRPSATVRRDDPGEFRVGRLKHERVKVPRGEQMMEWAESVMQIHADRKSVLEVEFQGEEGTGLGPTLEFYALVAAEFQRTSLGIWLCDDDFPDDESRQVDLGGGLKPPGYYVQRSCGLFPAPFPQDSDELERLSKLFLFLGVFLAKCIQDNRLVDLPISRPFFKLLCMGDIKSNMSKLLYASRGGPLDPTEQHRHFSEIQSEASTEESQDTYSVGSFDEDSKSEFILDPPKPKPPAWYHGILTWEDFELVNPHRAKFLKEMKELAVKRRLILGNKSLSEDEKNTRLQDLMLKNPMGSGPPLSVEDLGLNFQFCPSSKVHGFSAVDLKPNGDDEMVTMENAEEYVELMFDFCMHTGIQKQMEAFREGFNRVFPMEKLSSFSHKEVQMILCGNQSPSWTSEDVMNYTEPKLGYTRDSPGFLRFVRVLCGMSSDERKAFLQFTTGCSTLPPGGLANLHPRLTIVRKVDATDSSYPSVNTCVHYLKLPEYSSEDIMRERLLAATMEKGFHLN is encoded by the exons ATGGCCGACGTGGACCCAGACACCTTGCTGGAGTGGCTGCAGATGGGCCAAGGAGATGAGAGGGACATGCAGCTGATCGCCCTGGAGCAGCTCTGTATGCTACTGCTGATGTCTGACAATGTGGACCGCTGCTTTGAGAC GTGTCCCCCTCGCACTTTCCTTCCAGCCCTGTGTAAAATCTTCCTGGACGAGAGCGCCCCGGACAACGTGCTGGAGGTGACGGCGCGCGCCATCACCTACTACCTGGACGTGTCGGCCGAGTGCACCCGCCGGATCGTGGGTGTTGACGGGGCCATCAAGGCTCTGTGCAACcgcctggtggtggtggagctTAACAACAGGACCAGCAGAGACCTGGCCGAGCAGTGTGTCAAG GTGCTGGAGCTGATCTGTACCAGGGAGTCAGGAGCGGTGTTTGAGGCCGGCGGCCTGAACTGCGTGTTGAGCTTCATCCGGGACAGCGGTCACCTGGTCCATAAGGACACCCTGCATTCAGCCATGGCTGTGGTGTCTCGTCTCTGCAGCAAGATGGAGCCCCAGGATTCCTCCCTGGAGACGTGCGTCGAGTCTCTCTCCAGCTTGCTGAAACACGAGGACCACCAG GTTTCCGATGGCGCGCTGCGCTGCTTCGCCTCCCTGGCGGACCGTTTCACCCGTCGAGGGGTGGACCCGGCGCCCCTGGCCAAGCACGGGCTGACAGAGGAGCTGCTGTCCCGGATGGCCGCCGCGGGGGGCACGGTCTCCGGACCCTCCTCTACCTGTAAGCCAGGCCGGGCCTCAACTGGGGCCCAACCCACCGCCGCAGACTCTAAACTCAGCAACCAGGTGTCTACAATTGTCAGCCTGCTGTCCACGCTCTGCCGAGGATCCCCCCTCGTCACACAT GACCTGCTGCGCTCCGCCCTGCCTGACTCCATGGAGAGTGCCCTTCAAGGTGATGAGCGCTGCGTCCTGGATACCATGCGCCTGGTGGACTTGCTGCTAGTTCTGCTGTTCGAAGGCCGCAAGGCTCTGCCCAAATCCACCGCCGGCTCCACGGGACGCATCCCCGGCCTCCGGAGGCTGGACAGCTCCGGGGAGCGCTCCCACCGGCAGCTCATCGACTGTATCCGCAGCAAAGACACCGACGCGCTCATCGACGCCATCGACACGGGAG CTTTCGAAGTTAATTTCATGGATGATGTCGGGCAGACACTTCTGAACTGGGCCTCGGCTTTCGGGACACAGGAAATG GTTGAGTTCCTGTGCGAGAGAGGTGCTGATGTcaacagaggtcagaggtcatccTCTCTCCATTATGCTGCCTGTTTCGGACGGCCTCAAGTGGCAAAG ACTCTACTACGACATGGAGCCAACCCTGACCTCAGGGACGAAGATGGGAAAACGCCCCTGGACAAAGCCCGTGAGCGTGGTCACAGTGAGGTGGTAGCCATCCTCCAGTCTCCTG GAGACTGGATGTGTCCTGTTAACAAAGGagaagacaagaagaaaaaggatgccaataaggaagaggaggagggcagCGAGCCCCGAGGAGATCCTGAGATGGCTCCCATCTACCTGAAGAGGCTGCTACCAGTTTTTGCACAAACGTTTCAGCGAACCATGCTGCCTTCTATTAG GAAAGCTAGTCTGGCTCTGATCAGGAAAATGATCCACTACAGCTCTGAGATTCTGCTAAAGGAGGTGTGTGACTCTGACGCTGGTCACAACCTGCCCACTGTGCTGGTGGAGATCACCGCCACTGTACTGGATCAGGAG GATGACGATGATGGCCACCTGCTGGCGCTGCAGATTATCAGAGACCTGGTGGACAAGGGAGGAGACGTTTTCCTGGACCAGCTGGCTCGACTGGGGGTTATCAACAAGGTTTCCACTCTGGCCGGGCCCACCTCAGACGACGAGAATGAGGAGGAGTCTAAACCAGAGAAG GAGGATGAGCCCCAGGAGGATGCCAAGGAGGTGCAGCAGGGGAAGCCCTACCACTGGCGTGACTGGTCCATCATCAGGGGGAGGGACTGCCTGTACATCTGGAGCGACGCTGCAGCCCTGGAGCTCTCCAACGGCTCCAACGGGTGGTTCCGCTTCATCCTGGACGGGAAGCTGGCCACCATGTACTCCAGCGGCAGCCCCGAGGGAGGCTCCGACAGCTCAG AGAGTCGTAGTGAGTTTCTGGAGAAGTTACAACGTGCCCGGAGCCAGGTGAAGCATGTGACGGCCAGCCAGCCCATCCTGTCATCCCTGGGTCCTACCAAGCTGACTGTGGGGAACTGGTCTCTGACCTGCctgaaggagggagagatagcCATCCACAACTCTGACGGTCAGCAGGCCACCATCCTCAAGGAGGATCTGCCTGGCTTTGTGTTTGAATCCAACCGGGGCACCAAGCACTCCTTCACCGCCGAAACCTCACTAG GGTCAGAGTTTGTGACGGGCTGGACtggaaagagaggaaggaagctcaaatccaaattggagaaaacaaaacaaaag GTGAAGACCATGGCTCGAGACCTGTATGACGACCACTTCAAGGCGGTGGAGAGCATGCCCAGGGGAGTGGTGGTCACTCTGAGGAACATTGCCACCCAGCTGGAGTCAGCGTGGGAACTGCACACCAACAGACAG TGTATCGAAGGAGAAAACACATGGAGGGACCTGATGAAAACTGCTCTGGAGAACTTGATTGTTGTTCTCAAGGATGAGAACACGATCTCCCCATATGAAATGTGCAGCAGTGGTCTAGTCCAAGCACTTTTCACAGTCCTTAATAAT AGTGTGGAACTTGACATGAAACACGATTGTAAGCCATTAATGGAaagaataaatgtatttaaaaccgCATTCAGTGAAAACGAAGACGACGAAAG CCGACCAGCAGTTGCCTTAATCCGCAAACTACTAGCCGTCCTGGAGTCTATCGAGCGGCTGCCTCTGCACCTGTACGACACACCAGGCTCCACCTACAACCTGCAG ATTCTGACAAGGAGGCTGCGCTTCCGTCTGGAGCGAGCCCCCGGGGAGACGGCGCTGATCGACCGCACTGGGCGCATGCTGAAGATGGAACCCCTGGCCACTGTGGAGTCTCTGGAGCAGTACCTCCTGAAGATG GTGGCCAAGCAGTGGTACGACTTTGACCGATCCTCCTTCATCTTCGTCAGGAAgctgagagagggacagacctTCACTTTCCGGCACCAGCACGACTTTGACGAGAACGGAATAGTCTACTGGATCGGCACCAATGCGAA GACTGCCTACGAGTGGGTGAACCCGGCCGCCTATGGCCTGGTAGTAGTGACCTCTTCCGAGGGTCGTAACCTCCCCTACGGCCGTCTGGAGGACATCCTGAGTCGGGACAGCTCCGCTCTCAACTGCCACACCAACGATGACAAGAACGCCTGGTTCGCCATTGACCTGGGCCTCTGGGTCATCCCATCGGCCTACACCCTGCGCCACGCCCGTGGCTACGGCCGCTCCGCCCTCAGGAACTGGGTGTTCCAGGTGTCCAAAGACGGACAGAACTGGATGAGCCTCTACACACACGTGGACGACTGCAGCCTCAACGAACCAGG GTCCACAGCCACCTGGCCTCTTGACCCCTCCAGAGAGGAGAAGCAGGGCTGGAGACACATCCGCATCAAGCAGATGGGGAAGAACGCCAGCGGCCAGACTCACTACCTGTCCCTGTCAGGCCTGGAGATATATGGAACCGTCAGCGGGGTGTGTGAAGACCAGTTGG GTAAAGCGGTGAAAGAGGCTGAGGCCAACCTGCGCCGTCAGAGGCGTCTGTTCCGCACCCAGGTGATGAAGTACATTGTGCCGGGGGCCCGCGTGGTCCGGGGCATCGACTGGAAGTGGCGAGACCAGGACGGTAGCCCAGCAGGAGAGGGCACGGTGACTGGGGAGGCCCATAACG GCACAGCGCAGTCCTGGAGCAGCCTGGTGAAAAATAACTGTCCGGACAAGGGCGGCTCCTCCTCGGCTGCCGGCGCCGGCTCGTCCAGCCGCAAGGGCAGCAGCAGCTCGGTGTGTAGCGTGGCGAGCAGCAGCGATATCAGTCTCAGCTCCACCAAGTTAGAGCGGCGGGCCGAGTGCCTGCTGGAGCAAGGGGTGCTACTGGGGGTCAGCGGCGGAGCCCCCGGGGCTGAGGGCCAGGACCCCGTCGTGGTGCTGTCCTCGGCCGAGGCCGGCTCCGCCTCCAGCACCAGCACGTTAACCGCCGACGAGGGCGGCGAGCGCAAAGCGGGCGCCGAGAGACAAGCGGCGGCGGACGCGGCGGCCATCTCCATGGGACTGGTCAGCGTCAGCTCGCCCGACGTCAGCTCGGTGTCCGAGTCGTCCGGCAAGGAGGCGGCCTCACAGAGGCCCCTCTGTTCTGTGGCCAGCGCCCGCCTGTCCGTCAGCTCCCTGCTGGCAGCCGGCGCTCCCATGAGCTCCAGCGCCAGTGTGCCCAACCTGTCGTCACGGGAGGCCAGTCTAATGGAGTCGTTTGTGAGGAGGGCCCCGAACATGTCTCGCACCAACGCCACCAACAACATGAACCTCAGCCGCAGCAGTAGTGACAACAACACTAACACCCTGGGACGAAACGTCATGAGCACCGCCA CTTCTCCTCTCATGGGTGCGCAGAGCTTTCCTAACCTCACAACCACTGGTACCACCTCAACTGTTACAATGTCCACATCCATAGTAACCAGCAGCAATAACGTAGCCACGGCAACCACAGGTTTGTCGGTTGGCCAGTTGCTCAGTAACACTCTGACCACCAGCCTGACCTCTACGAGTAGCGAGTCCGACACTGGTCAGGAGGCTGAGTTCTCCTTATATG ACTTCCTGGACAGCTGTCGCGCTAACACTCTATTGGCTGAGTTAGACGACGAGGAGGATCTGCCTGAGCCGgacgatgatgatgacgagAACGAGGATGACAATCAGGAAGACCAGGAGTATGAGGAAGTTCTGGTACGGTCCAGGGTAAACCTTGGTTTCCACATTCATTTTAATAGG gaagaggaagagtaTGAAACCAAAGGGGGCCGGCGCAGAACCTGGGATGATGATTTTGTCCTCAAACGCCAGTTTTCTGCTTTAGTCCCGGCTTTTGACCCCAGACCAGGCCGGACCAATGTCCAGCAGACCACTGATCTGGAGATTCCTCCCCcag GTACCCCTCGCTCCGAGGTCCAGGAAGAGGTGGAGcgtgccccctccccccacctagCCCTCATCCTCAAAGTGGCAGGACTTGGAACCACCCGAGAAGTTGAACTACCTCTCTCCAACTACAAGGGTACGATCTTCTACTACGTCCAGAAGCTCCTGCAGCTCTCCTGCAACGGCAGCATCAAGTCCGATAAACTGCGGCGGATCTGGGAGCCTACGTATAC GATAATGTACAGAGAAATGAAGGATTCGGACAAAGAGAAGGACAACGGAAAGATG GGTTGCTGGTCTGTAGAGCATGTGGGACAATACCTTGGCACTGATGAATTACCAAAGAATCACTTGATAACCtacatgcagaagaatgcagaCTCATCTTTCCTGCGCCACTGGAAATTAACCGGCACAAATAAAAGTATTaggaaaaacagaaattgtTCTCAGCTCATAGCTGCATACAAG GACTTCTGTGAGCATGGCTGCAGGTCGGGGGGGCTGAGCCCCGGCTCTCTGGGTGCTATGCAGACCTGTGACATTCTGAGCATGGCCAGGGAGCAGGCTCAAGCCAAGGCTGGTTCCAGCCAGAGTGCATGCGGGGTGGAGGACGTGCTCCAGCTGCTCCGCATCCTCTTCATCATCGGGGGGGACCCCCACGCCCAGGCACGCACCTTCCAGGAAG ATGCAGACGATCTCCAATTCAACGCGTCACCCGAGGAATTCACCAGCAAGAAAGTCACGACAAAGATTCTCCAGCAGATCGAGGAGCCTCTTGCTTTGGCCAGCGGGGCCCTCCCGGATTGGTGTGAGCAGCTAACTAGCAAGTGTCCTTTCCTCATCCCCTTCGAGACCCGGCAGCTCTACTTCACCTGCACTGCGTTTGGAGCTTCCAG GGCGATAGTGTGGCTGCAGAATCGGAGGGAGGCCACCATGGAACGCTCGCGGCCCTCCGCCACCGTGAGGAGAGACGACCCCGGGGAGTTCAGGGTGGGCCGGCTCAAACACGAGAGGGTCAAGGTTCCCCGCGGAGAACAGATGATGGAGTGGGCCGAGAGTGTCATGCAGATCCACGCTGACAGGAAGTCCGTTCTAGAG gttgAGTTCCAGGGGGAGGAGGGCACAGGCTTGGGTCCTACCTTGGAGTTCTATGCCCTGGTAGCAGCCGAGTTCCAGAGGACTTCCCTGGGTATCTGGCTGTGTGACGACGACTTCCCAGATGATGAGTCTCGACAG GTGGATCTGGGCGGGGGTCTGAAACCTCCAGGCTACTATGTCCAGCGTTCCTGCGGCCTGTTCCCTGCCCCCTTCCCACAGGACAGTGACGAGCTGGAGCGCCTCAGCAAACTCTTCCTCTTTCTCGGGGTCTTTCTGGCCAAGTGCATCCAGGACAACCGCCTGGTAGACCTACCTATCTCACGACCCTTCTTCAAGCTGCTTTGCATGGGTGACATTAAGAGCAACATGTCCAAGCTGCTGTATGCGTCCCGCGGGGGGCCCCTGGATCCCACCGAGCAGCACCGGCACTTCTCAGAGATCCAGTCGGAAGCCTCCACCGAGGAGAGCCAGGACACCTATTCCGTCGGCAGCTTCGACGAGGACTCCAAGTCCGAGTTCATTCTGGACCCGCCTAAACCCAAGCCCCCGGCGTGGTACCACGGCATCCTGACCTGGGAGGACTTTGAGCTGGTCAACCCCCACCGGGCCAAGTTCCTGAAAGAAATGAAGGAGCTGGCCGTGAAGAGGAGACTGATCCTGGGGAACAAGAGTCTGTCTGAGGACGAGAAGAACACCAGGCTGCAGGACCTCATGTTGAAGAACCCCATGGGTTCTGGACCCCCGCTCAGTGTAGAGGACCTTGG ATTGAATTTCCAATTCTGCCCCTCATCCAAAGTGCATGGATTTTCAGCAGTGGACCTGAAGCCCAATGGAGATGACGAG ATGGTGACCATGGAGAATGCAGAGGAGTACGTGGAGCTGATGTTTGACTTCTGTATGCACACTGGTATCCAGAAACAAATGGAGGCTTTCAGAG AGGGCTTCAACAGAGTGTTTCCCATGGAAAAGCTGAGCTCCTTCAGTCACAAGGAGGTGCAGATGATCTTGTGTGGAAACCAGTCTCCTTCCTGGACGTCAGAGGATGTCATGAACTACACGGAGCCCAAGCTGGGCTACACCCGGGACAG TCCTGGGTTCTTGCGTTTCGTGAGGGTGCTGTGTGGCATGTCGTCTGACGAGAGGAAAGCCTTCCTCCAGTTCACCACTGGGTGCTCCACACTGCCCCCTGGTGGTCTGGCCAACCTGCACCCACGCCTCACCATTGTTCGAAAG GTGGACGCCACAGACTCCAGCTATCCGTCTGTTAACACTTGTGTGCACTACCTGAAGCTGCCGGAGTATTCCTCTGAAGACATCATGAGAGAGCGCCTTCTAGCGGCCACCATGGAGAAGGGCTTCCACCTCAACTGA